AAAGCTATCCCGCGCTCCGTAACCACGCAAGCAAAATACTCTTACGCAATCTTCCGGGCCTCCTGCCCACGCAGTTGAAGCTGATACAGGCGATCATAGAGGCCACCCAGCGCCAGCAGCTCCCGATGGCTGCCGCGCTCCCGGATCTCCCCATGGTGGAGCACCAGGATCTCGTCCGCGTGGAGGATCGTGCTCAGCCGGTGCGCCACCACGATGCTGGTGCGGCCGGCCATGAGCTCGGCGATGGCCCGCTGGATCTGAGCTTCGGCCTCGGCATCGACCGAGCTGGTGGCCTCGTCGAGCACCAGGATGCGGGGGTCGAGCGCCAGCGCCCGGGCGAAGCTCAGGAGCTGCCGCTCGCCGACGCTCAGGCTCCTGCCCCGCTCACCCAGCTCGTGCGCGTAGCCCGCCGGGAGTCGCTCGATGAACCGGTCCGCGCCGACCCGGCGCGCGGCCTGCCTCGCCGCCTCGGGGGTGATCGGCGCATCCAGCGTCAGGTTATGCAGGATGTCGCCGGTAAAGAGAAAGAGATCCTGCTGCACGAAGCCGATGACCGACCGCAGCTCGGCGGTCGAGAGCTCCCGGATGTCCACCCCGTCCACCGTGATCCGCCCCCGCTCCGGGTCGTAGAAGCGGAGCAGCAGGTTCACGATCGTGGTCTTGCCGGCCCCGGTGGCGCCGACCAGGGCGATGGTCCGTCCCGGCGCGGCCGTGAACGAGATATCCCGCAGGACCCATGGCCCCGTCGGGCTGTAGCGGAACCAGACCTCCTCGAAGCGGACCAGCCCGCGCACCGGCCTGGACAGGACCGCGGGCGCCACCGGCTCCTGCACCGTCACCGGCTCGTCCAGCAGAGAGAAGACCCGCTCCGAGGACGCCATGGCACTTTGCAGCAGGTTGAACTTCTCCGACAGATCCTGGAGCGGCTGGAAGAACCGC
The Gemmatimonadales bacterium genome window above contains:
- a CDS encoding ABC transporter ATP-binding protein, which gives rise to MSQMLDETEEGAKSYDAALLRRLLGYLRPYRRLGAGALLLLLSQSGLALIGPRLTERALDVAIPRQDAGLLSLLAALYLGTLLLEFLVEYGGTLLTTYVGQRIMYDLRMQIFGHLQRLSITYFDRNPVGRLMTRVTSDVETLNELFSSGVVTIFGDVFTLIAIMGMMLAIDLRLALVTFAVIPLVWLTARIFRRRIRQAFRDIRTRLARLNAYLQEQLSGMRIVQLFGREEASARRFGRLNREHLDAHLRSITVYAIFFPVVEVLTAVAMALLLWYGGLRTLHGTLTVGVLAAFIQYTRRFFQPLQDLSEKFNLLQSAMASSERVFSLLDEPVTVQEPVAPAVLSRPVRGLVRFEEVWFRYSPTGPWVLRDISFTAAPGRTIALVGATGAGKTTIVNLLLRFYDPERGRITVDGVDIRELSTAELRSVIGFVQQDLFLFTGDILHNLTLDAPITPEAARQAARRVGADRFIERLPAGYAHELGERGRSLSVGERQLLSFARALALDPRILVLDEATSSVDAEAEAQIQRAIAELMAGRTSIVVAHRLSTILHADEILVLHHGEIRERGSHRELLALGGLYDRLYQLQLRGQEARKIA